The genomic window GTATACTATTTCATCCCGCCCCCGAACTTCACCGGAGACCACTTTAAACATGCACGTTCTCTCATTCAATTTTCCAAAAAACTCCCTTCTTTACAGATGCTAACAGTTATTAGCTCCTTACTCGCAAAAAACGCACAATCCTTCGAAACGGGAGAAGAAGGTTTCGGCAATTTCGAGTACGTATTTGGCTTTTTAGATGAAGCAAACATGTCCCTATCAGAACTTGCCTTTAAAGGACTTTCAGAAGACCGGGGAAGAACCTTCTCAGTTCAAGTCTTGCGACCGGATCTTATCGTACACGGCGAGACGAGCGATGAACTATCGGCGCTAGTCTTCGGAAACTACACATCCCTCTTTCAACAAACACATTTCGGGCTTATTGGTAGCGAAGAACTTCTTGAAAAAATAACAGACCTTAGAAAACTCAGCAATAAACATGAAGAACTTGTTGAACTCCACGGGGGATTTGCGCTAGAACGAGAGGGAGTGCTTGCGCTCAAACACCTCATTCAGCAAAACCCGCCCACTCAAGACCTCCAGCGAGAACTGCGAGGCATCATAAAATTTCACACTCGAAAGAGAGAACCGTCAGGAACCGAACGAGTATTGCTAGGCAGATATTATATGGGCCACACCCCCTTAACAGAGAGCACACTTTTGTCTCTCTTCAGCAACGTCGTTAGAGGTGATTCTATTGACTAAAAGAGACGAATTACAACGCCAAACCATTGAGAAAATTATACAAATTGCACAACAAGAAGGATTTCCACACATCCCCATTCA from Candidatus Woesearchaeota archaeon includes these protein-coding regions:
- a CDS encoding DNA-binding response regulator, translating into MKKIRSIDDLFKSDETGSEPRKRILVIDDQKEGYETVRAVLPSDTYIVDYVDRAEKGLDRLRSESYDALILDMVMPEKDGKYVLENIRRGNSRIPPGLPVLVRTAYIGRGVDEKDLSRYGVNDGTLRIQHKDAHPEKILNAIESLLTGERETKSEPSTEAEEKTTNAGTANVLVIGDYHPLAKNLATTLLSERNVSKIYLSTSDQQDSSRLNVLPSFSLNEYRGLVDDLKDVTEVYYFIPPPNFTGDHFKHARSLIQFSKKLPSLQMLTVISSLLAKNAQSFETGEEGFGNFEYVFGFLDEANMSLSELAFKGLSEDRGRTFSVQVLRPDLIVHGETSDELSALVFGNYTSLFQQTHFGLIGSEELLEKITDLRKLSNKHEELVELHGGFALEREGVLALKHLIQQNPPTQDLQRELRGIIKFHTRKREPSGTERVLLGRYYMGHTPLTESTLLSLFSNVVRGDSID